In the genome of Balneola sp., one region contains:
- a CDS encoding cupin domain-containing protein produces the protein MSNSITVVQPNDDHKVIYGAGDEYHYLATGKETDGQYFANLSVVPPGGGPPPHIQTREEELFYILEGEITFYAEGKTAVADPGTFLNVPKGVRHRFRNESDKDAKMIILFSPAGLEEMFDEMGTNEASYKEHPKGVLYALNEAGAKYGVQFFEEDE, from the coding sequence ATGAGTAATTCGATAACTGTTGTTCAGCCAAATGATGACCATAAAGTGATTTATGGTGCGGGTGATGAATATCATTACCTGGCAACCGGTAAAGAAACAGACGGACAATACTTTGCCAATTTAAGCGTGGTTCCTCCCGGAGGCGGCCCTCCTCCTCATATTCAAACCAGGGAAGAAGAGTTGTTTTATATCCTGGAAGGTGAAATCACCTTTTATGCAGAAGGTAAAACCGCTGTTGCTGATCCTGGAACTTTTCTGAATGTACCCAAAGGAGTACGGCACAGATTCAGGAATGAATCAGATAAGGATGCGAAGATGATTATCCTGTTTTCTCCAGCTGGTCTTGAGGAAATGTTTGACGAGATGGGAACCAATGAAGCTTCTTATAAGGAACATCCTAAAGGGGTACTTTACGCGTTGAATGAAGCAGGTGCGAAGTACGGTGTTCAGTTTTTTGAAGAGGATGAGTAG
- a CDS encoding NAD(P)/FAD-dependent oxidoreductase encodes MSKITNPEFDAVVVGSGPNGLSAAIRLAQEGLSVKVIEAEDTIGGGTRTKELTEPGFHHDVCSAVHPTAVASPFLSTLPLDQYGLEWIHPEVGAAHPLENGEAVLGYRSMTKTLEGLGTDAQSYERLFKDFIEVWDSLRNDLFGTLRNPQSPLTMARFGWYGMFSTTHLANSLFKTKEAKAFFAGMAAHSIIPLEKAFSASFGLVLSITLHAVGWPIAKGGSSRITTSMAEYFKSLGGVIETGNRITKLAEVPKAKAVLFDLTPHQIARICADELPDGFKKKYENYTYGPGCFKIDIALSEPVPWLNEGCGKAGTVHLGGTLEELAHSERETWKGNYAEKPYVLLSQPSLFDATRAPKGKHTLWAYCHVPNGSDRDCTKDILNQIERYAPGFRDTIISYNTMNAQQMNAYNENYIGGDINGGAQFFKQLVGRPIIKWNPYTLPIDGVYICSSSTPPGGGVHGMSGYHAAISALKSEFNF; translated from the coding sequence TTGAGCAAAATCACCAATCCAGAATTCGACGCAGTAGTTGTAGGTTCGGGACCCAACGGACTTTCAGCAGCGATTCGCTTAGCCCAGGAAGGCTTATCCGTTAAGGTGATTGAAGCTGAGGATACCATTGGTGGAGGTACTCGCACTAAAGAGCTTACAGAACCTGGATTTCATCATGATGTTTGCTCCGCAGTACATCCAACTGCTGTTGCCTCCCCTTTTCTCTCTACCCTCCCATTAGATCAATATGGACTAGAATGGATCCATCCTGAAGTTGGAGCGGCTCATCCTTTGGAAAATGGAGAAGCTGTTCTTGGGTATCGCTCCATGACCAAAACATTGGAAGGCCTCGGAACAGATGCTCAAAGTTACGAACGACTTTTTAAAGACTTTATTGAGGTTTGGGATTCTCTAAGAAATGATTTGTTCGGGACTCTTCGCAATCCTCAAAGCCCACTTACCATGGCTCGTTTTGGATGGTATGGAATGTTTTCAACTACGCATTTAGCTAACTCACTCTTTAAAACTAAAGAGGCCAAAGCCTTTTTTGCGGGAATGGCTGCCCATAGTATTATTCCACTCGAAAAAGCCTTCTCAGCCTCTTTTGGATTAGTTCTCTCTATTACCTTGCATGCGGTAGGCTGGCCGATCGCAAAAGGTGGTTCTTCGAGAATTACTACGTCCATGGCAGAGTACTTTAAAAGTCTAGGTGGAGTGATTGAAACCGGAAACCGAATTACAAAACTAGCCGAAGTACCTAAAGCAAAAGCGGTACTCTTTGATTTAACTCCTCATCAAATCGCTCGGATTTGTGCTGATGAATTACCCGATGGATTTAAGAAGAAATATGAAAATTACACCTATGGTCCGGGCTGTTTTAAAATCGATATCGCACTTTCTGAACCAGTGCCCTGGTTAAATGAAGGCTGTGGTAAAGCAGGCACTGTACATCTTGGAGGAACACTGGAGGAGCTTGCTCATTCAGAACGGGAAACATGGAAAGGTAATTACGCCGAAAAACCTTATGTACTTCTCTCCCAGCCTAGTTTATTTGATGCCACAAGAGCTCCAAAAGGTAAACATACCCTTTGGGCCTATTGCCATGTACCAAATGGCTCAGACCGGGATTGCACCAAAGACATCCTAAATCAAATCGAGCGCTACGCTCCTGGGTTTCGGGATACCATCATCTCTTACAATACCATGAATGCGCAACAAATGAATGCCTATAATGAGAATTATATCGGCGGTGATATTAATGGTGGAGCGCAATTCTTTAAGCAGCTTGTTGGTCGTCCAATCATAAAATGGAATCCCTATACCCTCCCCATTGATGGAGTTTATATCTGCTCCTCCTCTACTCCTCCTGGTGGTGGTGTACATGGAATGAGCGGCTATCATGCAGCCATTTCCGCTTTGAAAAGCGAATTCAATTTTTAA
- a CDS encoding ribonuclease D, with the protein MITLSNYKYVNSSDTFLQVCSSLTQKKEFAIDLEFDKNRFRYGFNLCLMQIYTGEECFLIDPLSVDVSAIFPVLEDPSIRKICFSFSEDLRLLHLLGCKPKGLYDLKIAASLLNFPPTSLNTLLNQILEINIDKGSQQSNWFTRPLSKDQLKYAANDVLFLLDLKKMLVENVEKKKMQDWVIQENESIEASDYSGEKHKSVLKEKDKKGFSEFHWYVYTKLIELREQKAENLNRPSFKVLDKQWLHKLAHQPDAVNKWLKQHGIHPTLKNQTTQEEFNLVLQKSISEASEKGLSKKKKAFNSLSREEYQKVQEFQRALKQAKNKYYSRIQKLMKEEFGEYAQNFILNNRLIQELFEGNQKNLLPYKKDLIDQFSSELGLSLSGFTYSKPG; encoded by the coding sequence ATCATCACATTGTCGAATTATAAATACGTAAACTCTTCAGATACATTTCTCCAGGTTTGTTCTTCACTAACACAGAAAAAGGAATTCGCAATAGACCTTGAATTCGATAAAAACCGATTTCGATATGGGTTTAATCTGTGCTTAATGCAAATATATACCGGGGAAGAATGCTTCTTAATAGATCCTTTATCAGTAGATGTTTCAGCTATTTTTCCTGTACTTGAAGATCCTTCGATTAGGAAAATCTGCTTTTCCTTCAGCGAGGATTTGAGACTTCTACATTTGCTTGGGTGTAAACCAAAAGGTCTTTATGATCTCAAAATTGCAGCTTCGTTATTAAACTTCCCTCCTACTTCTCTCAATACGCTGCTCAATCAGATTCTTGAGATTAATATAGATAAAGGTTCTCAACAGAGTAACTGGTTTACCCGACCTTTAAGTAAGGATCAACTAAAATATGCAGCTAATGATGTACTCTTTTTATTGGATCTAAAAAAGATGCTTGTTGAAAATGTAGAGAAGAAAAAAATGCAAGATTGGGTAATCCAGGAGAATGAATCAATTGAAGCTTCTGATTATTCCGGTGAAAAACACAAATCTGTGTTAAAGGAAAAGGATAAGAAAGGGTTTTCCGAATTTCACTGGTATGTATACACCAAACTCATTGAACTCAGAGAACAAAAGGCAGAGAACTTAAACCGTCCCTCCTTTAAAGTACTTGATAAGCAGTGGTTACATAAATTAGCCCATCAACCTGACGCCGTAAATAAATGGCTAAAACAACATGGAATTCATCCAACTCTAAAAAATCAAACTACACAGGAAGAGTTTAACCTGGTATTACAGAAGTCTATCTCTGAAGCTTCCGAGAAAGGATTATCAAAAAAGAAAAAAGCCTTCAATTCATTATCCAGAGAAGAATATCAAAAGGTTCAGGAATTTCAGCGGGCTCTTAAGCAGGCTAAAAATAAATACTATTCCCGCATCCAAAAGCTTATGAAAGAAGAATTTGGTGAATATGCTCAAAATTTCATACTCAATAACCGCTTGATTCAAGAACTTTTCGAGGGCAACCAGAAAAACCTCCTTCCTTACAAGAAAGATCTAATTGATCAATTTTCTTCAGAACTTGGATTGTCTTTATCAGGCTTTACTTACTCAAAACCCGGATAA
- a CDS encoding MarR family transcriptional regulator, whose translation MSKQYYSAIYQIITTGHWITDQVTKELKEFGISEPQFNVLRILKGAKGSPLTVETIQKGMVQKSSNITRLIDKLIIKGLVDRKECAENRRKMDITITEEGSSLLETLNKKVDELHHPMMDNLSPEELDSLSSLIIKLKSN comes from the coding sequence ATGAGTAAACAATATTATTCAGCGATTTACCAAATCATAACCACTGGCCATTGGATTACCGACCAGGTTACGAAAGAACTCAAAGAGTTTGGGATTTCGGAACCTCAATTCAATGTGCTTAGGATTCTAAAAGGAGCTAAAGGCTCCCCCTTAACTGTTGAAACCATCCAAAAAGGCATGGTTCAAAAAAGCAGCAACATAACCCGTCTTATTGATAAACTAATTATCAAAGGACTTGTGGATAGAAAAGAATGTGCTGAAAACCGTCGAAAGATGGACATAACTATTACCGAAGAAGGAAGCTCACTCCTGGAAACATTAAATAAAAAAGTAGACGAGCTCCATCACCCCATGATGGACAACCTTAGCCCGGAGGAATTGGATAGTCTCTCCTCTCTTATTATTAAACTGAAATCAAACTGA
- a CDS encoding (4Fe-4S)-binding protein, translating to MKTYRKGDIKIGWDPSICVHAGNCARGLPEVFKPKDKPWITPQGATRDQIIEQVAQCPSKALTIIYNNHE from the coding sequence ATGAAAACTTACCGCAAAGGAGATATAAAAATTGGTTGGGATCCATCTATTTGTGTCCATGCTGGAAATTGTGCCAGAGGGTTACCAGAAGTATTCAAACCTAAAGATAAACCCTGGATTACTCCTCAGGGAGCTACCAGAGATCAAATCATTGAGCAGGTCGCGCAATGCCCTTCTAAAGCATTAACTATTATTTATAACAACCATGAGTAA
- a CDS encoding CoA-binding protein — protein sequence MPMLRVNPQEVLKESKTVAVIGCSPDPYRTSNYAASYLKRKGYQVIPVNPKEKEILGEVCYSELGDIPGDITIDIVNIFRRSIHTEGVVREVIEWKKKTGQNPVIWTQLDVSFPGAELLAEKESLPYIRNRCIMVELDHLR from the coding sequence ATGCCCATGTTAAGAGTAAATCCACAGGAAGTACTAAAAGAATCCAAAACCGTAGCGGTCATCGGTTGCTCACCTGATCCATATCGAACCAGTAATTATGCAGCAAGTTATTTGAAGAGAAAAGGGTATCAGGTTATCCCTGTGAATCCGAAGGAAAAGGAAATCCTGGGTGAAGTATGCTATTCGGAACTAGGAGACATTCCAGGCGATATAACCATTGATATTGTGAATATTTTTCGGAGATCTATTCATACTGAAGGAGTAGTTAGAGAAGTGATTGAGTGGAAAAAAAAGACGGGACAAAATCCTGTAATATGGACTCAGTTGGATGTTTCTTTTCCTGGAGCAGAACTATTAGCCGAGAAGGAAAGCCTTCCTTATATCCGCAATCGGTGTATCATGGTAGAACTGGATCATCTGCGGTGA
- a CDS encoding class I SAM-dependent RNA methyltransferase → MADFSLSSTISVTCPKGINSYLKKELELLGHKVLKERIAGVEIEGSLRDCMKLNLMLRTAHRVHFLLDSFKAENAEQLEQALKRIAWENFIDKHGYVSVTSFIKNKSITNTQFANLKVKDAIVDRIRMTRGARPDSGADLSKAVVFLFWKGDYASIYLDTSGESISRRGYRMNNHTAPMKETLAASILLASNWEPGQHLINPMCGSGTIAIEAALMALNRPPGQLRPNYGIKHLLGFKEAEWNELRSELKQQSLKDFPNHSRILATDNDPKAIDAAQRNAKTAGVDHLIEFRVCDFQDTEVPYGDGAVILNPPYGERIGQDLELESLYRAIGDFFKRDCQGKWGYVFTGNFGLAKKVGLRSNRRLEFYNSTIECRLLEYELY, encoded by the coding sequence TTGGCCGACTTCTCCCTCTCTTCCACCATTTCCGTTACCTGTCCTAAAGGCATCAATTCTTATTTAAAGAAAGAATTAGAACTATTAGGACATAAGGTTCTTAAAGAAAGAATCGCAGGTGTTGAAATTGAAGGCTCTCTCAGAGATTGTATGAAGCTGAATCTAATGCTAAGAACAGCTCATAGGGTTCATTTTCTATTGGACTCTTTCAAAGCGGAAAATGCTGAGCAGTTAGAACAAGCCTTAAAACGTATCGCCTGGGAAAACTTTATCGATAAGCATGGCTATGTAAGCGTGACTTCTTTCATCAAGAATAAAAGTATCACAAATACCCAGTTCGCTAACCTTAAAGTAAAAGATGCCATTGTAGATCGAATCAGAATGACTCGTGGCGCTCGCCCGGATTCCGGTGCCGATTTATCCAAAGCAGTGGTGTTTCTGTTCTGGAAAGGAGATTACGCCTCTATCTACCTGGATACTTCCGGGGAATCCATTTCAAGGCGTGGCTACCGGATGAATAATCATACGGCTCCTATGAAGGAAACTCTGGCGGCTTCTATCCTTCTGGCAAGTAATTGGGAGCCGGGGCAGCATCTTATTAATCCTATGTGTGGAAGTGGAACCATTGCCATTGAAGCAGCACTGATGGCTCTAAACCGGCCACCAGGACAGCTTAGGCCGAATTATGGGATTAAGCACCTTCTGGGATTCAAAGAAGCAGAATGGAATGAGCTTCGATCAGAACTAAAGCAACAATCTCTTAAGGATTTCCCAAATCATAGCCGGATTCTAGCTACTGATAATGATCCAAAAGCCATAGATGCTGCTCAACGAAATGCTAAGACTGCCGGAGTTGACCATCTTATTGAATTTAGGGTGTGTGATTTCCAGGATACAGAGGTCCCTTATGGTGATGGAGCTGTTATTCTCAACCCTCCTTATGGTGAACGTATTGGTCAGGATCTTGAGCTTGAAAGTCTTTATCGGGCGATTGGGGATTTCTTCAAAAGAGATTGTCAGGGTAAATGGGGTTATGTATTCACCGGGAATTTTGGATTAGCCAAAAAAGTAGGCCTTCGCTCAAACCGCCGTTTAGAATTCTACAACTCTACTATTGAGTGCCGTTTGTTGGAGTATGAGTTGTATTAA
- a CDS encoding DUF971 domain-containing protein: MNSTTPTNIEVDNKQQLLEITWEDGHKSEYPLYGLRKNCPCVACRGGHAKMNEFEPEAFLIENPPLMDIKGIKPIGNHAIQITWLDGHNAGMYRWETLRMLDPQEKS, encoded by the coding sequence ATGAATTCTACAACACCTACGAACATTGAGGTAGATAACAAGCAACAGCTCCTGGAGATTACCTGGGAGGATGGACATAAGTCTGAATACCCGCTTTACGGACTTAGAAAAAACTGCCCTTGTGTTGCTTGCAGGGGAGGCCATGCAAAAATGAATGAATTTGAACCTGAAGCTTTTCTCATCGAAAATCCCCCATTAATGGATATTAAAGGCATAAAACCTATTGGGAATCATGCTATACAAATCACCTGGCTGGATGGACATAATGCGGGAATGTACCGTTGGGAAACGCTTAGGATGCTTGATCCTCAAGAAAAGTCCTAG
- a CDS encoding peptidylprolyl isomerase — MSTIKNGDTVQVHYKGTLENGEVFDSSENRDPLQFTMGAGQLIPGFEKAVMGLQVGDTTKAEIPCTEAYGEHNPQMEVTIPKSQLPADMEPVVGLQLQLNQPDGQPIPCQVTKVEDEEVTIDANHPLAGKDLIFNIEIVSIN; from the coding sequence TTGTCTACTATAAAAAACGGAGACACCGTTCAGGTCCATTACAAGGGCACTCTTGAAAACGGTGAAGTATTTGATTCTTCAGAAAACAGAGACCCGCTACAATTTACTATGGGAGCTGGGCAACTCATCCCAGGATTTGAAAAAGCGGTGATGGGACTACAGGTTGGAGATACTACTAAAGCAGAAATTCCTTGTACTGAAGCTTATGGAGAGCACAATCCTCAGATGGAAGTAACCATCCCGAAATCACAACTTCCTGCTGATATGGAACCAGTTGTTGGTTTACAGCTACAACTCAACCAACCAGATGGACAACCTATTCCCTGCCAGGTTACCAAAGTTGAAGATGAAGAGGTTACTATTGATGCTAACCATCCACTTGCAGGCAAAGACCTCATCTTTAACATCGAGATCGTTTCAATCAACTAA
- a CDS encoding amidase — MKKLSVALSLLLLLTLSNCELNSTSQYERLGLEEITIAELQQGFDNGDFTIEQVVSTYLERIEAVDKNGPAINSIIATNPDAIEIARQLDEELASGNKRGPMHGIPVVLKDNIDTYDQMPNTAGARAMEGSMPLQDAFIVERLRESGAVIIAKANLSEWANFHSSFSSSGWSGLGGQTKNPYDITRNPCGSSAGSGASASANLTVIAIGTETNGSITCPSSANGLVGIKPTVGLLSRSGIIPISFTQDTPGPMTRTVTDAAIALGAMIGIDEKDAKTLESEGNFYTDYTQFLNEGALEGKRIGVFNGPRNRHFRVDTLFNENLRLLEAQGATLIEIDQIGGSGAGGDSFQVLLYEFKDGLNHYFASLGENAKVTDMDDLIEKTMNDPVEMKYFDHNLLITANEKGDLESKEYKTALADLMRKTRDEGIDKVMEENNLDAFVSITGGPAWKTDHTNGDNFGLSSSSPAARAGYPNITVPMGYIDGLPVGINFFGKAWSEPQLIELAYSFEQLTKARKAPEFRNYEF, encoded by the coding sequence GTGAAAAAACTCTCTGTTGCGCTATCACTGCTGCTACTTCTAACTCTTTCTAACTGTGAATTAAACTCTACAAGCCAATACGAGCGACTTGGTCTGGAGGAGATTACTATCGCTGAACTCCAGCAAGGATTTGATAATGGAGATTTTACTATTGAACAGGTTGTGTCAACATATTTAGAGAGAATTGAAGCTGTAGATAAAAACGGACCTGCTATAAATTCTATCATAGCTACTAATCCAGATGCCATTGAAATTGCTCGGCAGTTAGATGAAGAACTGGCTTCAGGAAATAAACGCGGACCAATGCATGGCATTCCCGTAGTTCTAAAGGACAATATCGACACATATGATCAAATGCCAAATACAGCGGGAGCCCGTGCTATGGAAGGTTCAATGCCTCTTCAGGATGCCTTTATTGTTGAAAGACTTAGAGAAAGTGGCGCTGTAATTATTGCAAAGGCCAACCTTAGCGAGTGGGCGAATTTTCATTCAAGCTTCTCTTCAAGTGGCTGGAGTGGTTTAGGTGGGCAGACCAAGAATCCATACGATATTACCAGAAACCCATGTGGATCAAGTGCCGGATCAGGGGCTTCTGCATCAGCAAACTTAACCGTAATTGCTATCGGAACTGAGACCAACGGCTCAATAACCTGCCCTTCTAGTGCGAATGGACTCGTAGGGATAAAACCTACTGTTGGACTATTAAGTCGATCAGGAATTATTCCTATTTCATTCACACAAGACACCCCTGGCCCAATGACCAGAACTGTGACTGATGCTGCAATTGCTCTTGGAGCAATGATTGGAATTGATGAAAAGGATGCTAAAACACTTGAGAGCGAAGGAAATTTCTATACTGACTATACTCAATTCTTAAACGAAGGAGCACTAGAAGGAAAACGTATTGGGGTATTCAATGGGCCAAGAAACAGGCATTTTAGAGTAGATACCCTTTTTAATGAAAATCTGCGGCTACTAGAGGCTCAGGGAGCTACTCTTATCGAAATTGATCAAATAGGTGGTTCCGGAGCAGGTGGAGACTCCTTCCAGGTACTTCTATATGAATTCAAAGACGGATTAAACCATTATTTTGCTTCTCTAGGAGAAAATGCGAAAGTCACTGACATGGATGATCTTATTGAAAAAACGATGAATGATCCTGTTGAAATGAAATACTTCGATCATAACTTGCTAATCACTGCCAATGAAAAAGGTGACTTAGAATCCAAAGAATACAAAACTGCTCTGGCCGATCTAATGAGGAAAACCAGAGACGAAGGTATTGATAAAGTAATGGAAGAAAATAACCTGGATGCTTTTGTATCAATTACAGGCGGGCCAGCATGGAAAACTGATCATACGAACGGGGATAATTTTGGACTTTCTTCAAGTTCTCCAGCAGCAAGAGCAGGATACCCAAACATCACGGTTCCAATGGGTTATATTGATGGTCTTCCAGTTGGAATTAACTTTTTTGGAAAAGCGTGGAGCGAACCGCAACTCATTGAACTCGCCTACTCTTTTGAGCAACTTACCAAAGCCAGAAAAGCTCCTGAATTCAGGAATTATGAGTTTTAA
- a CDS encoding aldo/keto reductase: MNYNQLGNSEIRVSELSFGCMSLGTDDSYNANLLRYAFEKGINFFDTADLYNKGQNEETVGKALREIRSDVIIASKVGNQWREDGSGWDWNPSKEYILSSIDKSLKRLQTDYLDLYQLHGGTTDDPIDETIEAFELLKEQGKIREYGISSIRPNVIREWISRSNMISVMSQYSLLDRRPEEETFKLLKENNISVLVRGAVAQGLLIDKPPKEYLGYTEKQVLAMQRLLKELGNPVSQSMAFVLDNPAVTASVLGLRTEEQLEQSLEALAESIIPEQIELIRSLLFPNTYQIHR; encoded by the coding sequence ATGAACTATAATCAACTTGGCAATTCCGAAATTCGAGTAAGTGAACTCAGTTTTGGGTGTATGTCGCTTGGGACAGATGACTCCTATAATGCCAACTTGCTTCGATATGCCTTCGAAAAGGGGATTAACTTTTTCGATACAGCTGATCTATACAATAAGGGACAGAACGAAGAAACGGTTGGCAAAGCATTAAGGGAGATACGCAGTGATGTAATTATTGCATCCAAAGTCGGAAATCAATGGAGAGAAGATGGCTCAGGCTGGGACTGGAACCCTTCAAAAGAGTATATCCTCTCCTCTATTGACAAATCCCTTAAACGCCTTCAAACGGACTACCTTGACTTGTACCAATTACATGGAGGCACCACTGATGATCCTATCGATGAAACCATTGAAGCCTTTGAGCTCCTCAAGGAACAGGGAAAAATTAGGGAGTATGGGATTTCATCTATTCGCCCGAATGTAATAAGAGAATGGATTAGCCGGTCTAATATGATAAGTGTGATGAGTCAATACAGCTTGCTAGATCGAAGACCTGAAGAAGAAACCTTCAAACTTCTTAAAGAAAACAATATCTCCGTACTTGTACGTGGAGCTGTAGCTCAAGGTCTTTTGATTGATAAACCCCCAAAAGAATACCTGGGATATACAGAAAAGCAAGTACTTGCCATGCAACGATTATTGAAGGAATTAGGGAACCCTGTTTCTCAATCAATGGCTTTTGTGTTAGATAATCCTGCTGTAACTGCAAGTGTATTAGGCTTGCGAACGGAAGAACAATTGGAACAAAGCTTAGAAGCTCTTGCTGAAAGCATTATTCCCGAGCAAATTGAGTTAATCCGGTCATTGCTTTTCCCAAATACATATCAAATTCACAGATAA
- a CDS encoding YajQ family cyclic di-GMP-binding protein: MASFDIVNEINAQEVDNAVNNTLKEINTRYDFRGLTTEVNYQKKENRIHLVAAESMKMQAVKEMLIRNFVKRGIDSKVLEFGTEEGTSHGAVKMDVILKEGIDRETAKKIVKEIKDQKMKVQPQIQDNQVRVTGKKIDDLQSVIQYMKGKDMGVPLQFVNFK, encoded by the coding sequence ATGGCTTCATTCGACATCGTTAACGAAATCAATGCGCAGGAAGTAGATAATGCGGTTAATAATACACTCAAAGAGATCAACACTCGCTATGATTTCAGGGGGTTAACTACTGAAGTAAACTATCAAAAGAAAGAAAACAGAATTCACCTGGTGGCAGCAGAAAGCATGAAGATGCAGGCAGTAAAAGAAATGCTGATCCGGAATTTTGTGAAGCGGGGCATTGACTCAAAAGTACTGGAGTTTGGAACCGAAGAAGGAACTTCTCATGGAGCAGTTAAGATGGATGTTATCCTTAAAGAAGGGATCGATCGGGAAACGGCAAAAAAGATTGTGAAAGAGATCAAGGATCAGAAAATGAAAGTTCAGCCACAAATCCAGGACAACCAGGTTCGTGTGACTGGCAAAAAGATCGACGACCTTCAATCTGTAATCCAGTATATGAAAGGCAAAGATATGGGTGTGCCACTTCAGTTCGTGAATTTTAAGTAG
- a CDS encoding NADPH-dependent oxidoreductase, whose protein sequence is MKKRILAFGASSSKTSINKAFAEFAANTIENAAVTMLDLNDFEMPIYSIDRERESGIPEPAKRFKEEIKQADGLIISFAEHNGSYTAAFKNIMDWISRLEGSTWEHKPMLLLSTSPGGRGAKTVLNTASTSFKFGNSKPISSFSLPFFNKNFDRNEGILDQELGESFNSELEAFVTATDAEQLITT, encoded by the coding sequence ATGAAGAAACGAATTCTTGCTTTCGGAGCAAGCAGCAGTAAAACATCTATTAATAAAGCATTCGCCGAATTTGCAGCTAATACTATTGAAAATGCTGCGGTAACTATGTTAGATCTCAATGACTTCGAAATGCCAATCTACAGCATCGACAGAGAACGTGAATCAGGTATTCCTGAACCTGCGAAAAGATTTAAAGAGGAAATAAAACAAGCTGATGGCCTGATCATTTCCTTTGCTGAGCATAACGGCTCTTATACTGCTGCCTTTAAAAATATTATGGACTGGATTTCCAGGTTAGAAGGAAGTACCTGGGAGCATAAACCGATGCTGCTTTTATCTACTTCACCAGGAGGCCGGGGAGCAAAAACGGTACTAAATACGGCCTCAACGAGCTTTAAATTCGGAAATAGTAAGCCTATTTCTTCCTTCTCTCTCCCCTTTTTCAACAAGAATTTTGATAGAAATGAAGGAATTCTCGATCAAGAACTTGGAGAGAGCTTTAACTCTGAGCTTGAAGCTTTCGTTACCGCAACTGATGCAGAACAATTAATCACCACCTGA